The DNA region GGCAGTTATTACAAGCTGGTCACCGACATTTGAAAGTGCTTACTTTCACCCCTAAATCAAAACCATCACCTCTGGCAGGTCCGAACTAACCCAAACAAAACTTTCCAATCATAGAAGGGCCTACACATTGATCTAACGGTCGTCGTTCATTCGTCCGACCACATGATACTGATGGAAGCCTGGGGAGGGTGCGCACTGCGCCCACTTCCACTCTCAGTCAAGGCtcgagatagagagagaagtATATCTGTCTCTGCACCGGTAAGCAGAGAGTAGCAGAGTGATAGTGAAGATGGCCAGCTCAACCCAGCTCAGCCTCTTCCTCGTCCTCTTCATCTTCGTCTCCGCCGCTTACGTCGTCTCCGCCACCGACCACATTGTCGGCGCCAACAAGGGGTGGAACCCCGGCTTCAACTACACCCTCTGGGCCAACAACCAGACCTTCTATGTCGGCGACCTCATCTGTatgctccctctctctctctttctgccTCTCTCCCATTGATTCCAACTCTATTCTGTTGGATCTGAACTCCAAAGTAGTAAAAGGTGAAATTTTTATGAGTAGCTGTAGGGAACCTCGGCTTCTTGGAACAAGATTTTGCTTTAACATGAGTAGAATGAGGATGAAAgctgaatttttttataattcaatgGCTGCCATGCCCTGTTTCCTGTCTGTAATGGGGTTCTTGGGACAGCATTTAGGTACCAGAAGATGATGTACAATGTGTTCGAGGTGAACCAGACTGGGTACGACAACTGCACGACCGAAGGGGCAATTGGGAACTGGACCAGTGGCAAGGATTTCATTCCCCTCAAGGAGGCCAAGAGATACTACTTCATCGGCGGGAATGGGCAGTGCTTTAATGGCATGAAGGTCTCCGTTTTGGTCCACCCCCTGCCCCCACCCCCTTCGTCTTCCGCGAGTCTCAACCTTTCTTCCAACAGCTCGTCTTCAGCTCAGAGGTTGGACTTTGATGGCAGATTCATGGGTTTGAGGGCTAATCTAGTTGCTGTTTTTGGTGCTTTGATGTGGTTTGGATCTGGTTTAATTCTCTAGCTGTTGGATTGGGTTTTAGTAATGCTAGTGAAATGCCTTTGCTTTTGATATTTCCAAGTCATGGGaagtttatttcattttagttaTTGTCTCGGAACTGTATGTAATCTGCTGAAGAAGTTTGTATTTGAAAGATAGCCATTCTTGGAAAGTAgtcattttgtttttaattagTTGGCATAGTTATGATATTTCAAGCGGCATTGTTAAATATGAATTAGCCCTTTTAGTTTGATGAGGATCCAAGTTTCCCTTAAGAGCTTCTTCGAATCGCTTGCTTACCTTATAAAATGTCTTCATTGTAGATAATCCTAAGGTGTTCGGCACTCAAATGTTAGGGAAATACAGTgggctcgattggtccaaACCGATCGTAATTGGAATATTCACTGCAGCACGAGCAAATCATAGTTTGTTCATTACTCATTTGTTTCGTTTGAAATGGTGTTCTCCGTAGTTATCCAATGTCTGGCTTCATGGCAGACTTGGTTTAGGAAAGACCTTTAAGCTAAAATTAGGTAGTTCAGAAGACAACAcactaaaaatataattgtggAAGAGATAAGGGGCTTCACTGTAGCAGGACTCGTATTTGATACAGAGCCAAAAGGGTTCTAGATTCGAATCTTATCGGTAGGACTTCTCGTGTGGGCCTCCCGTTAAAACTGGTCACAAATTTCCaggccaaaaaaaagaaaatgaaactgATGAAAGATGCTAACTGCCCCAGCATAAGTCATTGGCTTTAAATTGTACACCATTGGAATTGTTTTTGGTTTTATGTGATGCTAACTCAAAGATTGTTAATTCTTAACCCCCATTATACTTTAAATAAAGTCAACTAGTATCTTCGCATATCACTGGCTCATCAATCCGATTCATCTTAATAGAGATGGTGAATTTCTGGAGATCATAAAGTCAATGAAGCAAGAGGAAAAGGCTGAACAGAAGGAAAACTTCTTGTTGAGTAATGGAAGGTTGATCAATACCCGGTGGCTTCCTTGAAGATCAAGACTCCTTTGGTCCGGGTA from Punica granatum isolate Tunisia-2019 chromosome 3, ASM765513v2, whole genome shotgun sequence includes:
- the LOC116198712 gene encoding lamin-like protein; the protein is MASSTQLSLFLVLFIFVSAAYVVSATDHIVGANKGWNPGFNYTLWANNQTFYVGDLISFRYQKMMYNVFEVNQTGYDNCTTEGAIGNWTSGKDFIPLKEAKRYYFIGGNGQCFNGMKVSVLVHPLPPPPSSSASLNLSSNSSSSAQRLDFDGRFMGLRANLVAVFGALMWFGSGLIL